In the Urocitellus parryii isolate mUroPar1 chromosome 1, mUroPar1.hap1, whole genome shotgun sequence genome, TGTTTCTCACTATGAACTACAAGTAGAAATAGGTAATAATCCTGGATTTCACATAACTGACCCTTCATtgctagaaataaaattaatgacaaaaaaCTATTTTAGAGGCAAATCTTTTTCTGTTGTAACCTGTAGCATAAAACTGGGTATTAATAATGTCAATcaaatattgaattaattttatatctatctcaaaataatgacCCAGAATTTAAGATTACTGTCTAGAAGTTTTACGTTTCCATTGAAGTACATTCAGAGAAGGAAGACACAAATTcaaaaacttattatttttttctttattgtgggAAGCTTCTAGTTTTGTGGGTTTAATTTTATACTGAGTATGGATTAAAATCacataatgtaaatttttttgatactgggtttTGTTGCCCAGTCTAGTCTCAAACTCCTAAACTCaaacaatcctcctacctcatcatCCTGAGAATACAGGCGAATACCACTGTGTACAACTTACATCATGTAAATTTTCTCAGTCGTAGACCTTTAACCAATtactttctaatttaaaattttatccaaaattccatttatagtagaaatatttCTCAGTTAAGTGTGCAATAAAATGAGTATTCATTTATAGCTTTctatatatgaaatattctatataactCTGAACATTGAGAAATACCTTTTAAATCAGTGAGTGGTAGGTTCTGGGGATGCAAAGCCTCTGAAACACTTGAGGAGTTGTGTTAGTTGGCTTATGATTACTACGATCAAAAAATCCATCACTGTGACAACttaaagggggaaaagtttattttggctcattgtttcagcAGTTCAGTCTATGGTGGTCTGTCTCCACTGActcccaagatgaggcagaacatcatggtggaagcctGAGGTGGAGGAGCACTGCTCCATTTGTGATggccaggaagaagaaagagaaaggagagtgggctgcagggaagatgaacccttccagagcACCTACTCTGACCCCATGAGCTGCCTTCTCTAGCCGCACCCCacttgcctacaattaccacccagtttgtcctttcaaactaggatggactgattagattctagcgctctcacaatccaatcatttcacctccaaaataTTCCTATGCAGGAacttttgagggatacctcatctaaaccataacattttatCCTCTGGCACCCAAAATCTCACGtacatctcacaatgcaaaatgcaccTCTGGGAAGATGACGTTAGATAGTGCTGTTTCATGGTCTTGAGAGTACTACAGTAGAGGTATGTACTAAATGTTCTGGGAGCAGAGAAGATTGAGCATACAACCAAACCTCTaggagtcaaagaaaaaaatcaggaaaagttTGCTACATGTTCTAGttagtttttgttcttgttgtaaACAGCAAAAAACAATACTGGTAACTTATGCAAAAAGGGAATTCTTGAACAATACTGTTCAAGAACAATACTCACAGAATTGTTGACTAGAGAAATAGGCTTGGAAGAATCCCAAAGGAGCTGAGTGAATAAGACGAGAGCCATGGACTAGGCAGCATGGTGCACTACTTAGTTGGGTATAGCTGCCACAGACATGGGGCCTCATTGCAATGAGTTCTGATTACCCCTACTTCTTATGTCACTCCCTCTATCCTCCAGTTGGCCATGCATAGAGCACATGCCAGTGTCAAGGAGATCAAGGGAGAATAAGAATCTTACCTGATAGCAAATTTATCAGCATTAGAAAGGCAATTTATCAGCATCTGAAAGGCAATTCAGATGGTGCCAGTCTAAGAAAGGTAAAAATGTTTACCACAGTAAATGACTGCAGAAGGATGGTTGGAGAATACTACATAGTTCCTCTGTAAATAGAAGTGGAAAGAAGAGTGGGCAGTGGTAGGAAATAAATCTGCAAAGGCATGTAGGGAACACATTGTGAAGGACTTTATAAGATATATTTAGAAGTTCAGACTGCTGGCCCCCACATCTTACCCACTTTCTTAAGGATTTAAGGAAGAAGTTTGGAATTTATCCTCTTAGTGCTAGAGAGACATTGTTGATAATGGCACTGGTAATGGTGGCATCTAACAGTCATTATGCTGAACAGTAAtatgtgttttcttcatttaaccctttatcacttttattttgcAGAGTCTCAGTAGCCTCAGCTATAATAGCTAGAGATTTCAAATCATCTATATATTATCTTatacaaatagatagatagatacatttATAATAGCTAGAAATTTGAAACCAGATCTTTCTGACTGTGGAGTCTAAGCTTTCAACTGTTGCACCACAGTACCCTCCTACTGATAAAATGCCAACTTTAGAACAACTCGGGTAGTAATTTGGAAGATACAGTAGATCAGTGATTCACAACCAGAAAAATCATCCCTATTACCTGTGTCTTTTACAAAATTGCAATGTCTGTATTCCATTACAGAGCCCTTAATCAATATTTCTAGGGAATGGGACCTAAGCATAGGCACTTTGAAGAAGTTCTCTCATAATTCTAGTACATGCCATGGTTGAGAATACAGGGAGTGGTATGTAtccagggagagaggaaagactTCAATTAAGGCAGGAAGTGGACTCTGGAGAGGAGAAGGTGAGCATAATTTCATTTCAGAGGTAAAACAGACAGATTTTGGTGACTGGATAGAAGGAGAGAACTGACATCGATCAGGTGCTTGTTAATAGGTGCACAGTGTCACACTTAAAAATGTACCACCAGAGGCTGGTGAGTATGCCAAACAACTGCAGGTCTCATACATTGTAAGAATGCGAAATAGTTCAGCCGCTTTTGGAAACAGTTGGGCAacttataaatttaaacataatttacTCCATGGCCCATCAGTTTGaccctcaggtattttgtcaaagAGAGATGAAAGCATATGTCTCCTTAAAGACCTGTGCAGGGGTGTTTTTGCCAGCTCTATTTCTAGCCACCAAAAATTGAAAGCAGGTCAAGTATCCACCAAcctgtgaatggataaataaattctCCATACATAACTCAGCAACAGAAAAATAACTACCGATATGACAGGTGAATCTCAAAACCATTATGCTGGGGGAAAGAAGCTAAACACAAAAGTTTACATCCTTTTTGATATCATTTAgatgataaataaaaatcagatcaaTAATTGTCAGGCCCTAGAAATAGAGTAGGAGGTAGCCAAATgacattctgtttttgtttgtttaagagagaaaattttttaaaatatttatttctcagttttcggtggacacaacatctttattttatttttatgtggtactgaggatcgaacccagcaccccgtgcatgccaggcaagcgcgttaccacttgagccacatccctagccctccatTTTTTTTGACTATATCACAACTTGCTAAAGTTACAATTTTAGCTGTTATAGTAGATATATAATGGTCtggcattattttaatttgtatttccctatcTCATTTCTTTTCACTCACTTTTTGGACtttcccatattttattttgtgaattgcCTGTTaatcttctgtcttttttttaattagactgCTTGTCACCTTACAGAGTCAtaggagttctttatgtattctgaatgGAAGTTTTATCAGATATAAGTATTATTAATACTTTTAGTTAGTGGTTTGCCTTCtcacttaataatttttttaagaacaggagtttctaattttgataaagtacacagtgtcaattttttctttttgttgctatctttaattttatgtctTATTACAGGAAGAGGATTTGATAATTTTACTTCTGTCCATCTCGCACGGCATACTCCTACAGGAACACTGGTgactataaaaattacaaatctgGAAAACTGCACTGAAGAACGCCTAAAAGCTTTGCAGGTAACAGTAGGAAGAAAAGGACATACTTAATGGAATGTCTGTTTGAGGGGATAGATTTCTTTCCTCTTACCAACACAAAGTTACTGTATTGGAAAACACACTTGACAGCCAGATCCATTCTGTGAAAGAACAAATACATTCAAACTTTGGTAACGACTGTTAATTCCTTCAAGTGACTCTCGTATTAAAAAGTGCTatcctctataaaatgggaaccATGTATTTCATGGCATGGCTGCGAGATTTAGAGGGATGGAAGCAATAAGAACAGAGCTTAGTGTAAGAAGCTCCCTGGGTGTTTAGCTGCCACTACTGCTGCtctcttataagaaaaataaaggttgtAAAAATGTCTTGTCTCTTGTATGTTTATCCTAGAAAGCAGTGATTCTATCCCACTTTTTCCGGCACCCCAATATTACAACTTATTGGACAGTTTTCACTGTGGGCAGCTGGCTTTGGGTTATTTCTCCGTTTATGGCTTATGGTAAGAAAActggtattaaataaaataaatcattgtttAGTCTGGATGCTATCATTACAAAGATGAATGAGATCTTAGATTTATTATTCAttgcttttaatttatatatctaATGACCAATTCTAGATTTTATGATAtctatattttatgatatatttctCTATCATGTTGACTTTCAGTCTTCAGAAAAAAGTATAATGGGTATGATGATCAATGAAACCAACATTAATTCTCTAAGAATTTTATGCCATTGCTCAAGCTATCTCTTCCCCTGTTTCAGAGAGCATCTGTAATTTTGCAGGAAAATAGTTTTCCCACCTATGCATACCATTCATGTTCACTGCACTGTGAACCAATTTCATGTgattataaatgtgtgtgtatgcccATCTCCCTCACCGGTGATTCTTGAGAGCAAGGagcatttatattttctgttttgggtCCCCCAAGACTTATTTATTCAAGAGtgttgaataaataagtgaataaattgtATAGCTTGGATCTTTATAACAGCTTTTGTGAATTTCTTCTGGatttaaaacattacatattaCATACATATGCAATATGTATTTTTACTGGTAATAATGAAAAATCATTAATTCTCTTTCCTAACTTTTTAGGTCATTAGAAAAAaactgtgtatgtatatgtgtgttgctggggatggaaccatgctaggcaagcactctaccactaagttatatccccagccaagAAAAAAGAGTCTTATAGATTCTTGAAGAAAACTCACTTTCACATGGGAAAGTAGATAGGTTCCCAACTAACAGGTGTATGTGTGAGTTTATGGTTgaaagaacactttttaaaacatagatggattccatttatgtatgatgtgtccaaATGaatttactgtcatatataaataattagaacagataaatacatttaaaaaacatagatGGGAGCAAAATCACTTTCAATGTTCATGTAAAGATGTCAGGGTTCTTTCAGGTTCAGCAAGTCAGCTCTTGAGGACCTACTTTCCTGAAGGAATGAGCGAAGCTTTAATAAGAAACATTCTCTTTGGAGCAGTGCGTGGGTTGAACTATCTGCACCAAAATGGCTGTATTCATAGGTATTTActtatttgcattttacaaaatgaaagagTTGAAAGACATCTTTTAGGAAATAAAGTTGTTAGGAGGaagtaaaaaaagaagtttaaaaagaaaaaagggatgagaaatatatgaacaaaaatttaGGAAGGAAGGAGCCAGTGGATGCTTACCTTTTATCCAACCATTTTGAGACCACATCATCTGTGCCAAGtgctgtccttggtgctggtggAGTACCTGACCTAACAGAGCATGCAGTCTGAATCTCATGAGGGATATAAGAACCTGTATGTTCAGAGTATCAGTTGTAGGGAAGGGGGTCCTCATTAGCTGAGTTTTTTGttggtttctctttttttaagcaAACAAAGAGTTTCTTTATCTGCTTTCCagcttttatacacacacacatacacacatacacacacacacacacacacacacacatatatatatatatcattatccAATTATAATTAatcctttcttaatttttgaaatatcttgCAGCACCCTGAGATTATCATATTAAGTATAAATTCTCATTACCAAACTGCAGTTGCAGAAGTAATTGAATGTGAAAAGCAGTGTTCTTTTAAGATATGCTGggactttgttttgctttttaattaagTTGCTTTTAAATAACCTTgctttcttattgttttgtttcaatttccttgAAGCCTTTGACTTGTAATTTGTTTATTAGCAGCATTTTGTTAACTGAGGATTTCAAATGGTATATTCTAATTTACTGAAGTTTCCATATACCTTACCAGTGTCTTGGCTGACCTGCTTTCTTAGTGTCCAAATTCagtgtttgggggaaaaaaaataagactcttttattatttatctgaCAAAGggaatttttatacaaaatatcttaataaatgATGTTATATCTTGAGAGACTGTTTTTAATGGATAGTATCACATTTAACCTTAAATTATAAccttatctcttcaaatattatttgatattttggaCACTTTGGGTGTTTTTGCAACAGCAACCTAAAATAGTGAAATTAATAACTTTATTCCattcctcatttgaaaaaaaattaccagttCCATACATGTAgctgtcatttgtattttttctttgttctagtGCTATATTAAGGAGGTGGAAGACTTCCTTAATTCCCTCAACATTTCCATATGTAGAGCAGTGTATATGAGGCACTGTTATTTTATAAAGGGTATTTAAGTTCCAAGGATAGATTCATTCTGACTAGACTTTTATTCTCTCTTTATGGGCCAGATTCCTAGTACTTAGGACTGTTTCTTTTTGTTCTAGGAGTTTTAAAGCCAGCCACATCCTCATTTCTGGTGATGGCCTAGTGACCCTCTCTGGCCTGTCCCACCTGCATAGTTTGGTTAAGCACGGACAGAGGCATAGGGCTGTGTTTGATTTCCCACAGTTCAGCACATCAGTGCAGCCGTGGCTGAGCCCAGAACTACTGAGACAGGTCAGGTGTGGCCGTGGCATTGGGTTGTCTGTGCGTCTCGAGTGTCTTCTGAGTTTGATTAAAGGACAGTTGCATCCTTATATTTGGATTGATGAATGGCCTACTACAAGACTTTCCCTCTTTCTTGTCAAAATTATGTTAGGAATTTTTAATCATAAGCCATACATTAGGTAGATCTTGATTTTGCGCTTACGGGTATTTTTTCCCACTGTCATTCACCATATTTTATCAAAAGAGCACATGTTTgttaactttttattaatttttttgcacTAAAGGACATCAAATTAATTGTATTCTCTAGGATTTACATGGATATAATGTGAAGTCAGATATTTACAGTATTGGGATAACAGCATGTGAATTAGCCAGTGGGCAAGTACCTTTCCAGGACATGCAGAGAACTCAGGTAAGTGCTACTAAAATTACTGAACTTCTTCCCTTTCATAGGTTCTCTTACACTGTAGATAATTTTTGTTAAACATGTTTATTGTAGACTCTTAGGaactttattgttattattgttgttttaatattttgcctGAAAAGGGTTGAAGGAAATTTTTGGGTTTTTTAGATGCTGTTACAGAAACTGAAAGGTCCTCCATATAGCCCACTGGATATCAGTATTTTCCCACAATCAGACTCTAGAATGAAGAATTCCCGGTCAGGCATAGACTCTGGAATTGGAGAGAGTGTACTTGTCTCCAGCGGAACTCACACAGTCAATAGTGACCGACTGCACACGCCATCCTCAAAAACCTTCTCTCCTGCCTTCTTTAGCTTGGTACAGCTTTGTTTGCAGCAAGATCCTGAGAAAAGGTAATATTGGTTATCTATAAATAGCACAAAATATACATGTTGATTTCATATAGAAGATTTGTGATATTACCCTTCCTATAAAATTCAAATCTTTTGATCAAAAAACTAGCctaatatagaaaatatcaatGCTGAGGACAACTTGAGAtgaaaagcaaatgagaaaattgaattaATAGCACGAGTTGGGCTCCAGTATTAGTTGTACATTTCCTAGCCAACTCACCTGTAAAAATCTGTTCCTTTTCCTGGACATTAATTAGGACATTTATGTTAAGACATTTTAGAAACCTCcaaacagtataaaaatataaattgctgctattatactaatataaattattactCTACATAGCTATATATTAACATTAGTATTTTGGAAAGAAGATATGTTTAGTTATCTGTTTTTAGCCCCTTAGTGCCTCATATAGTTCCTTATAAATAGTATGTGCACAATAAATGTTGAGTATAGATTAATTGACGGATACTTCTAGAATTAATGCTTCCCATTAGTCAAGATTGGAGCTAAGAATTTGGCTTTGgacatatattcattttctttgtaatttttagttGGGTTTTATGGCTCTAAACCTAATTTCTAGTATATATCTTAAATCTACATTCTAATATGAGGTTCTGTTttttcaataactttttaaaaatttcaggccATCAGCAAGCAGCTTATTGTCCCATGTATTCTTCAAACAGGTAAGCTGATCTGTTGTCCAGATATTTTTAAGTACtattaaaaagtcatttcattGGCTAAAGGAATACTTATGGTTGTCAAGAGTCTGACTAGTAACTTTCTtacaaaataaagctaaaaacaagaaaaaaatttttcggTAATTTAAGTACATATAGACTTTCTAAAAGATTCATATTCTGTAAAACAAAGTGAGTAAAAGCAAATTGGACTACCATCAGATGCTATTATATGTTCAGTGTATGTTTTCATtagagacattttctttttctgtattggCTAGAAATGATGAAAGGACAAAATAATTCTGATAAAAATCAGTTTACTtggctctttattctttttttcagattatcAGTCAAAAGCATTTTTAGGGAAAATACCTAAGAACAATTTAAACACTTAAAACAGtttctttgatgattttttttttattggtaacAGAACTGACATATTAAATTCATCTACCaacagccctattttggatttccTTAACAGATGAAAGAAGAAAGCCAGGATTCAATACTCTCACTACTGCCTCCTGCTTATAATAAGCCATCAGAAACAGTACCTCCAGTGTTGCCTTGGACTGAGCCAGAATGTGATTTTCCTACCGAAAAAGACTTGTACTGGGAATTTTAGGGCTACCAACTCATTTTATGTCCTGTATACTTGACACTTTCTCCttgctgctttttcttctatattgCTAGGTATAAATACCAGAATTATACTTGAAAATACAGTTGGTGCACTGGAGAATCTACCATTTAAAACCACTCTGCTCACAGGGGTATGAAGCCATAACCCCTCTATTTAGAGTGCTTTCACAACTCCAGGGAAACATCAGAATTAGCTACAGATAGTGTCatctaattttcagtttttttcccaaGCTGTGACTAACTCTTCTCTTGATCTCCCAGTATAATTTTTGAGCCAGTTAGTTTTTTTGACATTTTGCTGTCCTCAGAGGATAGTGCTTCCAAGTACATCTTTATCTTCCAAATTCTCCAGCCTTTTTGATCAGCTCTTGTTAGACCAAGGCTAGTCTATCTTGGCACTAAACCCTTATTCTGGGAAAGGGAAAATGTTTATcctattcctttttcttctgttaaaacATATGGTAACATCACACTGAGCCTCACTCACTTTAAATGATTCACTTGAAACACATAGAGAAgatataatttgcttttttaaaaaggggggctaAAGTGACACTTTTCTACCTATGTAAATTATAGATCCTAAATTCATGCACCCTGAGGGagctcaataaaaatttattgaatccagcttatgcttttatttattttccatgtgtgGTTTGATAAAGTTGAAACAGATTTCAATTTGTTTAGTCAAGAAAAGCTGTGTCTCAAACTGATTTACATAACCTTATAGACTGGGGACAACCCAATGGAAGCAGAAGGCATTTTGGCCTTTGACATAATTATTGCTCCTGTCACAGGTGCAACACTTAAGGGCATAGAGGTCTTAATTAATGATATTTCCTTATTGGTAAAAGAGGGATACTACATCTCAAAAAGTGTAGTTTGAGTGGTGGTGAATTGGAGCCTATCAGTTGATTTTCGTAATCTTtacacttttatttatattacactaaaaattatttttaaatgattatcttaagactaaaaaattaaaaccaaaatgataaataatatacaaattcACAAGCAACTTTAACATAATCCCTTTTATGTTTATTGGTTAGATCCTTTCAAGAACAAAGATTGGGTTACTCCTTTTAGTGCAGCCACCAAAACCTGCCAAGGTGAAAGAATTTAGACTGGTAGTAGAGGAGGGAGAGGATAAAGACCAGTCAAGGCCCTGGGAGCAGCTGCAGTGGTGGGGGCTGAGGTTCATTCCCACAAACCTCTCCCTTCTGAATTCCCCTTAGAGTCCCAGGGGTACCTCACAGGTTTTCCCACATCTGTAGGGTAGTTCTGCATGTGTATAGTGCAAAAGGTGGGTTGAGAGCTCATAAATGGTGCCTCTCAGATCTATGGGAATAttaaggttctccagagaaacaagagaatgtgtgtgtatataatatatttgtgtatgtctgtcatatatacatgtgtaaaatgtatattttttatgtaataaaatacataaaatctttATGTACAGCAGTTGCTCTTGGGGCTTCATCCTCTTCATCCCTCCTATccattctgaatgttttctccttGGAAGGTCTTAGTAGCTGCATTATGAGTAATCCCAACCTTCCTTCTTAGAAAGGTCTAGGCaataatataaaaaggattgTGTTTCAAGTTTTTTATTAActtgtatacaaatatatgtatatatgcacacatttattttgaagaatcaactcatgcaattgcagaagctGACAGGTTCCTGATGTGCTTTGTGAGCCCGTAGTAGAGTTCAAGTCCAAAGGTTGTCAGGCTTAAGACCTAGGAATTGTGAATGTTTCAGTTTGAGGCCAGACAGGGAAAAACCAGTGTCCCAGTTAAAGGCAGTTGGGTGAGGGGAACTTCTTACTTGGTGAAGGTTCAGCCTTTTTGACCTAGTCAAGTCTTTAACTGATTGTGTAAGGCTCACCCACATTAGGGATGACAGTCTGTTTTACTAGCTCACCAATTGAAATGTTGAtttcttccagaaacaccctTACAGAAAACCCAGAATAATATTTCACATATCTGTGTATCCTGTGGTCTAGTACTATTGAGCCATAAAATTAACCATGACATTGGGTATTATAATTGACAGCTTCATCTTTTGCATGAGTACCTTGAATTTTCTATCATAGTCACCTCACTtgctgtattagttttctatggcTGCTATACCAAatcacaaatttagtggcttaaaacaataccaACTTATTGTTTTGTAGTTCTATAATTTGGGTCTCAGGTAAATCTGAGGTGTGGGCAGGCTGCATTCTTTCTGGAGGCTCTGTAGGAGAATCCATTTTACCCTGATGTCTCCTGCATTTAGAGTTATCCATATTCCTCAGCTTATAGCCCACCTCAGCTTATTGTCAACTTCAAAGTCAGCAATGTTGGgaagagtcttttttttcccataaattacatacatagagcacaatttttcatacctctggttgtatataaagtatgttcaccaattcatgtcttcatacatgtactttggataatgatgtccatcacattccacccagacattttttctttttaaacacccTAGTGATTTATACTGGTCATAGCCAAATAATACAAGGTAATTTCCCTGCCACATAGTCAAGAGATAAGCAACTTTGATTCCCCTTAGTTGTACAACCTCACATATTCATAGGTTCTGATGTTTACTGTGTTGTCATCTTTGGGATGATATAATTCTTCCTACTATACTTTCCTCACTCCAGTCCTTACTCCTGGCAGCCAGGATAGTAAGTCAGATCtttcttttatggtttggatgtaaggtattcaccaaaagctcacatgtgagacaatgaaagaagattCAGACAAGAAATATTATGAGGTCCTTAACCAGTCATCGAATTAgtctcctgatgggattaattgagtggtagctgaaggcaaatggggtgtggctggaggaggtgaagcATTGGGGGTATGGCTTtcaggtatatatttgtatctggcaagtatggctctctctctctgcttcctgatcatgacttgagtcacttccctctgccatgatatcctgcctcacctggagccccaaggaatggagtctgctgtctataaattgagacctctgaaaccataagcccccagataaacttttcctcctctacaggtATTCTGgttggtcttttagtcacagcagtgaaaaggctgattAAACTAACTTTCCTAGTAGACAAAAGCATTTTGTGATGAGTGCCTTTGGCTAGGGGACTCTCCATCAGCTGTGCTGATATTAACATAGTGACACAGCATTCTGACATTTCCTGGTCTAACCTGTGTTCTTCCCTCTTTCACAGTGGTCAGACCTACTCCATGACTGACAGATCTCCCAGTCTCCTCATTTTTCCTTAAAggctccccactctcctccaaaaaaatctttttcatgtCTCTTACTGCTGCTCTGACAAATTACCACAGATTTAATTGCTTAACACAATTTGTTATCTTAAAAGTTCTGGAGGCCTTAAGTTTAAAATGGGTTGACAGGGCTATTCTTTCTGGAGCCTCTAAAGGAGAATCTCTTACCTTTCAGCGACTAGAGGCTTCCTGATTTCCTTTGCCTCATGACACAGCATGACTTCAACCTCTACTTCTGTGGACACATCACCTCTGATTGACCCTTATGCCAAGTAATCCAGGAGAATTTTCCCACCTCAGGACCCTTAATTATAGTTGCAAAATCCCCTCTGGAATTAGGATACGGACAGGTTTGGGGGCCATTAGTTTGACTGTAGCATAATGTCTAACTTTATCTTGATGCCTGCTTTTTGAAGGACCCAAGCTAGCATAGTCGTCTGAGTTAAAACACCTGTAAGCTTCTATAGAGCTTTCCTTAACACAAATCTATTTTAATGACTTCTGTGTTTATGTCTCTGACTAGTCAGTCTGTGGACTCTTCAAGACTATAGTCTTATTCTAAATAGTAGGATACTCCTAGTATTTAGCAAAAATGTCTGACGTATTatagatgtttaataaatatttaacaaattctTTCTTGAATAAAgtgtatgaattttaaaaaggacttgataattttagagatttctatggtaagaaatttttaattcattgtggGTCACAATATTGTCATTAAAATTGTAATGAGCTAA is a window encoding:
- the Stradb gene encoding STE20-related kinase adapter protein beta isoform X2, which produces MSLLDCFCTSRTRVESLRPEKQSESSIHQYLVNEPTVSWSPPSARAHEVICSTNVSHYELQVEIGRGFDNFTSVHLARHTPTGTLVTIKITNLENCTEERLKALQKAVILSHFFRHPNITTYWTVFTVGSWLWVISPFMAYGSASQLLRTYFPEGMSEALIRNILFGAVRGLNYLHQNGCIHRSFKASHILISGDGLVTLSGLSHLHSLVKHGQRHRAVFDFPQFSTSVQPWLSPELLRQDLHGYNVKSDIYSIGITACELASGQVPFQDMQRTQMLLQKLKGPPYSPLDISIFPQSDSRMKNSRSGIDSGIGESVLVSSGTHTVNSDRLHTPSSKTFSPAFFSLVQLCLQQDPEKRPSASSLLSHVFFKQPYFGFP
- the Stradb gene encoding STE20-related kinase adapter protein beta isoform X1 produces the protein MSLLDCFCTSRTRVESLRPEKQSESSIHQYLVNEPTVSWSPPSARAHEVICSTNVSHYELQVEIGRGFDNFTSVHLARHTPTGTLVTIKITNLENCTEERLKALQKAVILSHFFRHPNITTYWTVFTVGSWLWVISPFMAYGSASQLLRTYFPEGMSEALIRNILFGAVRGLNYLHQNGCIHRSFKASHILISGDGLVTLSGLSHLHSLVKHGQRHRAVFDFPQFSTSVQPWLSPELLRQDLHGYNVKSDIYSIGITACELASGQVPFQDMQRTQMLLQKLKGPPYSPLDISIFPQSDSRMKNSRSGIDSGIGESVLVSSGTHTVNSDRLHTPSSKTFSPAFFSLVQLCLQQDPEKRPSASSLLSHVFFKQMKEESQDSILSLLPPAYNKPSETVPPVLPWTEPECDFPTEKDLYWEF